One window from the genome of Vibrio vulnificus NBRC 15645 = ATCC 27562 encodes:
- a CDS encoding LacI family DNA-binding transcriptional regulator — MARIKDVAELAGVNRSTVSRIINGEGKFKEETKKKVEWAMAQLNYRPSAIARSLATSSSNMVGLLVTYYTGGFFGEMMDRVQTELDQHNKFLITAQGHHSAQGERDAIQRFHDLRCDGYVLHSRYLSDDDLRELAQQTTPFVLLDRYVEGLEERCITFDHRAASLIAVNHLIHQGHRQIGCITGPSQRYNSQLRKQGYLDAMKQIENQGGRALCIEGDYGRKSGYRAMQVLLEREPRLTAVFSCSEEMTIGALQYLHEKKIAVPEQISIVSFDSVDLCESLYPTVTAVHFPISEMAEVAVQTLIHLIKDQPLTPIDGFQPILKRRNADRTI; from the coding sequence ATGGCAAGAATTAAAGATGTAGCAGAGCTTGCTGGTGTAAACCGCTCTACCGTATCGCGCATTATTAATGGCGAAGGCAAATTTAAAGAAGAAACCAAGAAGAAAGTTGAATGGGCGATGGCGCAACTCAACTACCGACCAAGTGCTATAGCGCGTTCACTGGCCACATCTTCTTCCAATATGGTGGGGCTATTAGTTACCTACTATACAGGTGGTTTCTTCGGAGAAATGATGGACCGTGTTCAAACTGAGTTAGATCAACACAATAAATTCCTCATCACCGCTCAAGGGCACCATTCCGCGCAAGGTGAACGAGATGCAATACAACGCTTTCATGACCTACGTTGTGATGGCTACGTCTTGCACAGCCGTTACTTATCTGATGATGATTTGAGAGAGTTAGCTCAGCAAACAACACCGTTCGTCTTATTAGATAGATACGTCGAAGGATTGGAAGAACGTTGTATTACCTTCGATCATCGAGCGGCTAGTTTGATCGCCGTGAATCATCTAATTCACCAAGGACATCGTCAAATCGGTTGCATTACTGGCCCAAGCCAACGGTATAACAGTCAACTGAGAAAACAAGGCTATCTAGATGCAATGAAGCAGATAGAGAATCAAGGAGGGAGAGCATTATGCATTGAAGGCGATTATGGTCGAAAAAGTGGCTACCGCGCGATGCAAGTTTTGCTTGAACGTGAACCTAGATTGACGGCGGTATTTTCTTGCAGTGAAGAAATGACGATTGGTGCACTGCAATATTTGCATGAGAAGAAAATTGCAGTTCCAGAGCAAATATCTATAGTCAGTTTTGATAGTGTCGATCTGTGTGAGAGCCTTTATCCGACCGTGACAGCGGTGCATTTCCCTATTAGTGAAATGGCGGAAGTGGCGGTTCAAACCTTGATACATCTCATTAAAGATCAACCACTCACCCCTATAGACGGTTTTCAGCCGATACTAAAAAGGCGGAATGCAGACCGTACAATTTAA
- the lptF gene encoding LPS export ABC transporter permease LptF, with amino-acid sequence MIIVRYLIRETLKSQFAIFFVLFLVFLSQQFISVLADASDGDIPASLIMSIVALNMPSMGLLMLPLSLYIGILITFGRLYAESEIVVMNATGIGNKFLIQAALYLAVITSGVAAFNSLWLSPWSMDRVEQLTEQVAAENSVDLLKKGQFQFTPDRSSVVFIDDIKDKQLSNVFVAQLMPRDSILPSVMFANGGEVKELSDGRQIISMKQGTRYEGVPTRVEYMITEFEQYDGLIGQRSVKQRGRDWDAIPTLELIGHPDPEAQAELQWRVSLFVCIPLLTMLVIPLSAVNPRQGRFAKMGPAILIYLAYFLSISATKSALEEGDISASIGMWPINGLLLLVAIMANFMDSVAVRRIKDNFRKKRLA; translated from the coding sequence GTGATTATTGTTAGATATTTGATCCGCGAAACACTCAAGAGCCAATTTGCGATCTTTTTCGTACTTTTTTTGGTGTTTCTCAGCCAGCAGTTCATTAGTGTGTTAGCAGATGCGTCGGATGGCGATATTCCGGCCAGTTTGATCATGTCGATTGTCGCGTTGAACATGCCATCGATGGGACTGTTAATGCTACCACTCAGTCTGTATATCGGTATTTTGATTACCTTTGGTCGACTTTACGCGGAAAGTGAAATCGTGGTGATGAACGCCACGGGTATTGGCAATAAGTTCCTGATTCAAGCTGCATTGTACTTGGCAGTGATCACCTCCGGCGTGGCTGCGTTCAACTCATTGTGGTTGTCTCCTTGGTCGATGGACCGTGTTGAGCAACTGACCGAACAGGTGGCGGCTGAAAATAGTGTCGATTTATTAAAGAAAGGCCAATTTCAGTTCACTCCTGATCGCTCTTCGGTGGTTTTCATTGATGATATTAAAGATAAACAGCTGTCTAATGTGTTTGTCGCACAGCTTATGCCCAGAGATTCCATTCTACCGAGCGTGATGTTCGCTAATGGCGGTGAGGTGAAAGAGCTGTCTGATGGTCGTCAGATCATCTCTATGAAGCAAGGGACACGCTACGAAGGCGTGCCAACTCGCGTAGAGTACATGATCACGGAATTTGAACAGTACGATGGTTTAATTGGTCAACGTTCTGTCAAACAGCGAGGGCGAGATTGGGATGCGATTCCAACGCTAGAGCTGATTGGTCATCCTGACCCAGAAGCGCAAGCTGAACTGCAATGGCGAGTTTCCCTATTCGTTTGTATCCCTCTACTGACCATGCTGGTTATCCCACTTTCAGCGGTGAACCCGCGTCAAGGGCGATTTGCCAAAATGGGGCCGGCTATCCTTATTTATCTTGCGTATTTCTTGTCGATCAGTGCAACGAAATCTGCGTTGGAAGAGGGGGATATTTCTGCCTCGATTGGTATGTGGCCTATTAATGGTTTGCTACTGCTGGTGGCGATTATGGCGAATTTCATGGACAGCGTTGCCGTTAGACGAATCAAAGACAATTTTAGAAAGAAGAGGCTAGCGTAA
- a CDS encoding PTS sugar transporter subunit IIC: MKLYDAIIGVVEKYIAPIAAKVGNQPHVRAMRDGFIVAMPFIIVGSFILIFAFPPFSEDTTNTFGRVWLDFATKHFDTIMMPFNMSMGIMTIFVSLGVAYSLAKAYKMDGITSAVLSLMCFLLVAAPAKDGALSMAHMGGTGIFTAVMCAFFAVELYRFMKKHNITIRMPEQVPPAIARSFEVLLPVLAIFITLYPLSLFVQAQYDMLIPDAVMAMFKPLISASNTLPAIIGALLVCQLLWFAGIHGAAIVVGLLSPIFLTNISANIDAFVAGQPVPNVFTQPFWDFYIFIGGSGATLALVMLMSFSRSAHLKSIGRMSAVPGLFQINEPVIFGSPVVMNPILFLPFVFAPVINATIAYFAVQFGFVGMGVATTPWTTPAIIGASWGSGWTFTPILLVVGLLILDLFIYLPFFKMFEKQILEQEQPTTESQEQPQGSGQGVTA, from the coding sequence ATGAAGCTTTATGATGCGATAATTGGAGTGGTTGAAAAATATATTGCTCCAATAGCGGCTAAAGTTGGTAATCAGCCTCACGTGAGAGCGATGCGTGATGGTTTTATCGTGGCCATGCCATTTATTATAGTCGGTAGTTTTATTTTAATTTTTGCTTTTCCACCTTTTTCAGAAGATACCACTAATACTTTTGGTCGAGTGTGGTTAGATTTTGCTACTAAGCACTTCGATACCATTATGATGCCCTTCAATATGTCGATGGGGATCATGACGATATTTGTCTCGTTGGGGGTCGCTTACAGTTTAGCGAAAGCTTACAAAATGGATGGCATCACGAGTGCTGTGTTATCACTGATGTGCTTTTTGTTGGTGGCAGCACCAGCTAAAGATGGTGCTTTATCGATGGCACACATGGGCGGAACGGGAATCTTCACTGCAGTGATGTGTGCCTTCTTCGCGGTGGAGCTCTATCGCTTTATGAAAAAGCACAACATTACTATTCGAATGCCAGAACAAGTTCCTCCTGCGATTGCACGATCCTTCGAGGTTCTACTGCCAGTCTTAGCAATTTTTATTACGCTCTACCCACTGAGTTTATTCGTGCAAGCCCAATACGATATGTTGATTCCAGATGCGGTTATGGCAATGTTTAAACCTCTGATCAGCGCATCTAATACACTTCCTGCTATTATTGGTGCCTTGTTGGTATGTCAGCTATTGTGGTTTGCTGGTATTCACGGTGCGGCCATTGTTGTTGGCCTGCTGTCTCCTATCTTCCTAACGAATATCAGTGCAAACATTGATGCGTTCGTCGCCGGACAGCCCGTTCCAAACGTCTTTACTCAACCATTCTGGGATTTCTACATCTTTATTGGTGGCTCTGGTGCGACATTAGCGCTAGTGATGTTGATGTCTTTCAGCCGTTCAGCGCATTTAAAGAGCATTGGTCGCATGAGTGCGGTACCAGGACTTTTCCAGATTAACGAACCCGTTATCTTCGGTAGCCCTGTGGTGATGAACCCAATTCTCTTCCTACCATTTGTTTTTGCTCCAGTGATTAACGCCACTATCGCTTACTTTGCTGTTCAGTTTGGTTTTGTTGGCATGGGCGTAGCGACAACGCCTTGGACAACCCCGGCCATCATCGGTGCATCATGGGGAAGTGGCTGGACATTTACGCCGATTCTCCTCGTTGTTGGGCTACTAATTCTTGATCTCTTCATCTATCTGCCATTTTTCAAAATGTTTGAGAAACAGATTCTGGAGCAAGAGCAACCCACGACAGAATCTCAAGAGCAGCCACAAGGCAGTGGCCAAGGTGTTACCGCTTAA
- the lptG gene encoding LPS export ABC transporter permease LptG, with protein sequence MFKILDLYIGRTIVATTSLVLVTFVGLSGIIKYVEQLRKVGKGTYDLLHALYFVVLSIPRDIEMFFPMAALLGALIGLGMLASSSELVVMQAAGFSKLDIGVSVLKTAVPLMLVVMALGQWGAPDAQKMARDLRSFALSGGSIVSVRSGVWAKDANDFIFIGKVDEDKLYGLNMWKFDQNKKLQSVIFAEEVDYQQDNRWLMRYVQITDMQDEKVISKHSLEQMEWETSLAPDKLAVVTVKPEELSLSGLYDYVTYLKASEQDASRYELAFWRKLTQPISIAVMMLMALSFVFGPLRSVTMGARVISGVIAGFAFYISSEFFGPLTLVYGIPPVFGAVAPSIVFFIVAVMLLNRKLQ encoded by the coding sequence GTGTTTAAAATTTTAGACCTTTACATCGGTAGAACGATCGTAGCAACCACCTCTTTGGTATTGGTCACCTTTGTTGGCCTTTCTGGCATCATTAAGTATGTTGAGCAATTGCGTAAAGTGGGCAAAGGGACATATGACCTCTTGCATGCGCTGTACTTTGTTGTTTTGAGCATTCCTCGCGATATCGAAATGTTTTTCCCAATGGCCGCCTTGCTTGGTGCTCTGATTGGGCTTGGCATGCTGGCGTCAAGTTCAGAATTGGTGGTGATGCAGGCTGCTGGTTTTTCTAAGCTGGATATCGGCGTCTCCGTGTTAAAAACCGCAGTACCGTTAATGCTGGTGGTGATGGCTCTGGGTCAATGGGGCGCACCAGACGCACAGAAAATGGCCCGCGATTTGCGTTCATTTGCCTTATCTGGCGGTAGTATTGTTTCCGTGCGCAGTGGTGTCTGGGCCAAAGATGCTAATGATTTTATCTTTATCGGTAAGGTAGATGAGGACAAGCTCTACGGGCTTAACATGTGGAAGTTTGACCAGAATAAGAAGCTGCAATCGGTCATTTTTGCCGAAGAGGTTGATTACCAACAAGACAATCGCTGGTTGATGCGTTACGTGCAAATAACCGATATGCAAGATGAGAAAGTCATTTCCAAACATTCATTAGAGCAGATGGAATGGGAAACCTCATTGGCTCCCGATAAGTTAGCTGTTGTGACGGTAAAACCGGAAGAGCTTTCTCTTAGTGGCCTTTATGACTATGTGACCTATCTCAAAGCCTCCGAGCAAGATGCTTCTCGCTACGAGTTAGCGTTTTGGCGTAAGTTGACTCAGCCCATTTCGATTGCAGTGATGATGTTGATGGCATTGTCATTTGTGTTTGGTCCGCTTCGAAGTGTCACTATGGGGGCGAGAGTGATCTCAGGTGTGATTGCGGGTTTTGCTTTTTACATTTCCAGCGAGTTCTTTGGGCCTTTGACGTTGGTGTATGGTATTCCACCAGTGTTTGGGGCAGTGGCTCCGAGCATTGTGTTCTTTATCGTTGCAGTGATGTTGTTGAACCGAAAACTGCAATAA
- a CDS encoding 6-phospho-beta-glucosidase, giving the protein MSRKGLKLAIIGGGSSYTPELVEGVLKRAAFLPVEQIHFVDIEAGAEKLEIIRQLSQRMVDKVGVKIEIKAGFDRREAILGADFVMTQFRVGGLAARASDERIPLKYDVIGQETTGPGGFAKALRTIPVILDICRDIEELAPEAWMLNFTNPAGLVSEAVSKYSKVKSIGLCNVPVSMQMMIAEMMDCEPKELQLEFAGLNHLVWVHNAWLDGKNITETVLEKVGDGANFSMKNIWEEPWDPTFLKALGAIPCPYHRYFYQTDAMLAEEKQSALEKGTRAEQVMETEKALFQLYQDPSLDHKPEELEQRGGAYYSDASLNLVDAIYNNRNSIHVVNVLNNGAINTLPDNAVIECSSVVGSWGAKPIAIGTLSPKVSGLLHQVKAYEQLAIEAAVHGDYHQALMALANNPLVPDIGRAKLILDDILQENAEYLPQFKLTSL; this is encoded by the coding sequence ATGTCTAGAAAAGGACTAAAACTTGCGATTATCGGGGGAGGCAGTAGCTATACCCCAGAGTTAGTCGAAGGTGTATTAAAAAGAGCAGCATTTCTGCCAGTAGAGCAAATCCATTTTGTCGATATTGAGGCGGGTGCAGAAAAACTGGAGATCATTCGTCAGTTATCGCAAAGAATGGTGGATAAGGTTGGCGTTAAAATTGAGATCAAAGCAGGCTTTGATCGTAGAGAAGCGATCTTGGGTGCCGATTTTGTCATGACACAATTTCGTGTAGGCGGATTAGCCGCTCGAGCTAGCGATGAGCGCATTCCATTGAAGTATGATGTGATTGGTCAAGAAACCACAGGGCCAGGTGGTTTTGCTAAAGCACTGCGCACCATCCCGGTAATCCTCGATATTTGTCGAGATATCGAAGAGTTAGCACCTGAGGCTTGGATGCTGAACTTTACCAATCCAGCAGGGCTGGTTTCTGAAGCGGTAAGTAAGTACTCCAAGGTGAAAAGCATTGGCTTATGCAATGTGCCAGTTTCGATGCAAATGATGATTGCAGAGATGATGGATTGCGAGCCCAAGGAATTGCAGCTTGAGTTTGCTGGCCTTAATCACTTGGTATGGGTACATAACGCTTGGCTAGACGGAAAAAATATCACGGAGACCGTGTTGGAAAAAGTTGGTGATGGTGCCAATTTCAGCATGAAGAACATTTGGGAAGAACCTTGGGATCCCACCTTCTTAAAAGCCTTAGGGGCCATTCCTTGCCCTTATCATCGCTACTTTTATCAAACAGACGCAATGTTGGCTGAAGAGAAGCAAAGCGCGTTAGAAAAAGGCACGCGAGCTGAGCAGGTGATGGAAACTGAAAAAGCGTTGTTCCAGCTTTATCAAGATCCCAGTTTAGACCATAAACCTGAAGAGTTAGAGCAACGTGGTGGGGCGTACTATTCAGATGCGTCACTAAACTTGGTGGATGCGATTTACAACAACCGAAACAGTATCCATGTGGTTAACGTCTTAAATAATGGTGCGATAAATACGTTGCCGGATAACGCCGTGATTGAATGCAGTTCAGTGGTAGGAAGTTGGGGAGCTAAGCCGATTGCTATAGGCACTTTGTCACCAAAAGTCAGTGGACTGTTACATCAAGTGAAAGCATATGAACAATTAGCGATCGAAGCTGCTGTTCATGGCGATTACCATCAGGCCTTGATGGCATTAGCGAATAATCCATTGGTTCCTGATATTGGTAGAGCTAAGCTGATTTTGGACGATATTCTCCAAGAAAATGCAGAGTACTTACCGCAGTTTAAGTTAACCTCTCTTTAA
- a CDS encoding PTS sugar transporter subunit IIB, producing MKKILLCCSAGMSTSMLVKKMEQAAASKGIECKIDALSVNAFEEAIKEYDVCLLGPQVRFQLESLQKTAQEHGKNIAAISPQAYGMMKGDEVLQQALDLIN from the coding sequence ATGAAAAAGATTTTGTTATGCTGTAGTGCGGGCATGTCAACGAGTATGCTGGTCAAGAAAATGGAGCAAGCTGCCGCGAGCAAAGGGATTGAATGCAAGATTGATGCATTATCGGTCAATGCCTTTGAGGAAGCGATTAAAGAATACGATGTTTGTCTGTTAGGGCCGCAAGTGCGATTCCAACTCGAGTCTTTGCAGAAGACAGCGCAGGAGCATGGTAAGAATATTGCGGCGATCTCTCCGCAAGCGTACGGAATGATGAAGGGTGATGAAGTTCTTCAGCAAGCGCTAGATTTAATTAACTAA
- a CDS encoding PTS lactose/cellobiose transporter subunit IIA — MEQELVVMEIICNAGEARSLCFEALKLSRKKEFALADEKLAQAKECLNKSHLVQTQLIEEDQGEGKVPMTLVMVHAQDHLMTTILAHELAVEMVELHKQLAG; from the coding sequence ATGGAACAAGAACTGGTGGTGATGGAAATCATTTGTAATGCCGGTGAAGCAAGAAGTTTGTGCTTTGAAGCATTGAAATTATCACGAAAGAAAGAGTTTGCATTGGCAGACGAAAAACTGGCTCAAGCAAAGGAGTGTTTGAACAAGTCACACCTAGTGCAAACGCAACTGATTGAAGAAGATCAGGGTGAAGGCAAAGTGCCTATGACATTGGTCATGGTGCATGCACAGGATCACCTTATGACGACAATCTTGGCTCATGAGCTTGCAGTAGAAATGGTCGAACTTCATAAGCAGTTGGCTGGATGA
- a CDS encoding VOC family protein, with product MFQLTPYLYFAGRCAEALEFYHHCFGGRVTNIRLFKDAPQYIESVEPDWIMHAEFEANGIHLMLSDGVVAKELAGNNMALSLRVDDLDIQLKLFDQLADGGRVMMPLTDTFIGSRLGKVEDKFGVRWMIHCKFTN from the coding sequence ATGTTTCAACTTACTCCCTACCTTTACTTTGCCGGACGCTGTGCAGAAGCCCTCGAATTTTATCATCATTGCTTTGGTGGACGTGTAACAAACATCCGTTTGTTCAAAGATGCCCCTCAATATATTGAATCGGTAGAACCTGATTGGATTATGCATGCCGAATTTGAAGCGAATGGTATCCATCTGATGCTCTCCGACGGTGTCGTTGCCAAGGAGTTAGCGGGAAACAATATGGCGTTGTCTCTGCGCGTTGATGATCTCGACATACAATTAAAGTTGTTTGACCAATTGGCTGATGGTGGGCGAGTGATGATGCCTTTAACTGATACCTTTATTGGCAGTCGTTTAGGAAAGGTTGAAGACAAATTTGGTGTTCGTTGGATGATTCACTGTAAATTTACAAATTGA
- the chbG gene encoding chitin disaccharide deacetylase, with translation MKVIFNADDFGLTRGVNDGIVQAHLDGVVRSTTMMVGMPAEAHAVELANHLPELKVGLHLRFTAGRPLTEGQNLIGRDGDFTPYGQFWHRRDYDPIAIHNEAVAQVEYFLALGLNLSHIDSHHHAHTHPQFEPVIYDIARTYQVPLRSTGLAGEEEFGCRYHFTDHFYDKRVGHESLIKHLLKLKEHYDVVEVMCHPAIVDTELEACSGYAKQRELELAILTSDELKLSLRKHDIEVTDYSELIFAPLHSCV, from the coding sequence ATGAAAGTTATTTTTAACGCTGACGATTTTGGCCTCACGCGAGGGGTAAATGATGGCATTGTACAAGCTCATTTAGATGGCGTAGTGCGCTCAACTACGATGATGGTTGGCATGCCAGCAGAAGCGCATGCGGTTGAGTTGGCTAACCATTTGCCGGAGTTAAAAGTAGGCCTTCATCTCAGATTCACTGCGGGGAGACCGCTAACGGAAGGGCAAAACCTAATCGGCAGAGACGGCGATTTCACTCCTTATGGGCAATTTTGGCATCGACGAGACTACGATCCTATTGCGATACACAACGAAGCAGTGGCACAAGTTGAGTACTTTTTGGCGCTGGGATTGAACTTGAGCCATATCGATAGTCACCACCATGCTCATACTCATCCACAATTTGAACCCGTCATTTACGACATTGCGAGAACCTATCAAGTACCGCTGCGAAGCACGGGATTGGCTGGTGAAGAAGAGTTTGGTTGCCGCTATCACTTCACCGATCATTTCTATGACAAGCGAGTAGGGCACGAGTCGCTGATAAAACACTTGTTGAAGTTAAAAGAGCACTATGACGTTGTAGAAGTGATGTGCCACCCCGCCATCGTGGACACTGAGCTAGAAGCTTGCAGTGGTTATGCGAAACAAAGAGAACTTGAACTGGCCATTTTAACCAGTGATGAACTCAAGCTAAGTTTGAGAAAGCATGATATCGAAGTCACGGATTATTCCGAGTTGATTTTTGCACCACTGCACAGCTGTGTATGA
- a CDS encoding RDD family protein produces MMTTTTLPPAGLFRRLAALFYDALIIIALEMMAAGVVMAILFALNGMGLISYGEYVDAADLLSRHPIISPLFTFYLAAVWIYFLVYFWTRAGQTLGMRAWKIQVRNHDGSMITSTQALIRIATSAFGLANFTVPIDPKKRGFHDIWAKTEVVLLPKVR; encoded by the coding sequence ATGATGACTACAACAACATTACCGCCTGCTGGGCTTTTTCGTCGCCTTGCGGCACTTTTTTATGACGCTTTGATTATTATTGCTTTAGAAATGATGGCGGCCGGGGTCGTGATGGCCATCCTGTTTGCACTGAATGGGATGGGCTTGATCAGTTATGGCGAATATGTGGATGCCGCTGATTTACTCAGCCGACACCCAATCATCAGCCCGCTCTTTACTTTCTATCTTGCCGCTGTATGGATCTACTTCTTAGTCTATTTTTGGACTCGAGCAGGCCAAACGCTTGGAATGCGAGCATGGAAGATTCAAGTACGTAATCACGACGGTTCGATGATTACCTCAACTCAAGCTCTAATACGCATTGCCACTTCTGCGTTTGGTTTGGCAAATTTCACTGTACCAATCGACCCGAAGAAAAGGGGCTTTCACGACATTTGGGCCAAAACGGAAGTCGTTTTGCTTCCTAAAGTAAGATAA
- the cod gene encoding chitin oligosaccharide deacetylase → MKLKKLALLTAASIVISGSALAQTSPKGTIYLTFDDGPINASLDVIRVLNEGGIKATFYFNAWHLDGIGDENEDRALEALKLALDSGHVVGNHSYDHMIHNCVEEFGPNSGAECNATGNHQINSYQDPVYDAATFEQNLAVLERYFPSISSYPNYKGDELARLPYTNGWRVTKSFKADGLCATSDNLKPWEPGYVCDPDNPSNSVKASIEVQNMLANKGYQTHGWDVDWAPENWGIAMPANSLTEAVPFLSYVDAALNSCAPTTINPINSKAQQFPCGTPLHADKVIVLTHEFLFEDGKRGMGATQNLPKLAEFIRIAKEAGYVFDTMDNYTPEWQVNTTYSTGAYVLHQGTVYKAVTSHTAQADWAPSATSSLWTNADPATNWMLNVEYAQGDVVSYKGVRYLVNVPHVSQVTWTPDTQNTLFTAL, encoded by the coding sequence ATGAAATTAAAAAAACTGGCTTTACTTACTGCTGCGAGTATCGTTATTTCAGGAAGTGCTTTGGCACAAACAAGCCCAAAGGGCACGATTTATTTGACCTTTGATGACGGCCCAATTAACGCGAGCCTTGATGTCATTCGAGTGCTCAATGAAGGCGGAATTAAAGCCACATTCTATTTTAATGCTTGGCACTTAGATGGAATTGGGGATGAAAATGAAGACCGAGCACTTGAGGCGCTCAAGTTGGCTCTCGACTCTGGTCATGTCGTGGGGAACCACAGTTACGACCACATGATCCATAACTGCGTGGAAGAATTTGGCCCAAACAGCGGAGCTGAATGTAATGCAACAGGCAATCATCAAATCAACTCCTATCAAGATCCTGTTTATGATGCCGCAACCTTTGAACAAAACCTTGCGGTTCTGGAGCGCTACTTCCCTTCTATTAGCAGCTACCCGAACTACAAGGGTGATGAGCTTGCTCGTCTTCCCTACACTAACGGCTGGCGTGTGACGAAAAGCTTTAAAGCAGATGGTCTCTGTGCAACATCGGACAATCTAAAACCATGGGAGCCCGGTTATGTTTGTGATCCCGACAACCCTTCAAACAGTGTCAAAGCATCCATTGAAGTACAGAATATGTTGGCCAATAAAGGCTATCAAACACACGGCTGGGATGTGGATTGGGCACCAGAAAACTGGGGAATTGCGATGCCTGCAAACAGCTTAACGGAAGCGGTTCCATTTTTGAGCTATGTTGACGCAGCTTTAAACAGCTGTGCTCCTACCACCATCAATCCGATTAACTCTAAAGCCCAACAATTCCCTTGCGGTACGCCATTACATGCGGACAAAGTGATTGTCTTAACTCATGAATTCTTATTCGAAGATGGCAAACGCGGTATGGGGGCAACACAAAACCTACCGAAACTGGCAGAATTCATCCGTATTGCCAAAGAGGCAGGATACGTCTTTGATACGATGGACAACTACACACCAGAGTGGCAGGTTAATACAACCTACTCAACAGGCGCCTATGTCCTTCATCAAGGGACGGTTTACAAAGCCGTCACCAGCCACACAGCGCAAGCTGATTGGGCCCCCTCAGCAACCTCTAGCCTATGGACCAATGCAGATCCAGCAACAAACTGGATGTTGAATGTGGAGTACGCTCAAGGCGATGTGGTGAGTTACAAAGGAGTACGCTATCTCGTCAATGTTCCGCATGTCTCACAAGTAACGTGGACACCTGACACACAGAACACCTTATTCACAGCTCTATAA